A region of the Oncorhynchus clarkii lewisi isolate Uvic-CL-2024 chromosome 4, UVic_Ocla_1.0, whole genome shotgun sequence genome:
tattttgatttgtttaaaaaaaaatggttactacatgattccatatgtgttatttcatcgttttgatgtcttcactattattctacaatgtagaaaatagtccaaataaagaacaaccctggaatgagtaggtgtgtccaaacttttgactggtactgtatataaatgagagagagaaagaaagagaattataGCATATTATGCGCCTCAACAGCTATCATCTACATTTTAAACTATAGTAGTGCAGGCTTAACGCTAATATGTGAAAacaatatgttttgtttttgcaATATCAGCATGTAAAGTAGCTAAAGTAACATcgcctaaacaaactgcactatcaatttaggaCTACAATCTCACCGTGTTCAAACTGCAGATCATTCGCAACAGCAGATACACTTCTGAGGAGATGGGAAACGTTTCCCATACCACGTCAAAGGGCCGCGCGGTGCATTATGTGTGATTCTGGGACAAGGGGCGCTCTCCTTCAAGGATGAATGGGAGGCTATTGAGCGctagcaaaaaaaaaacattatcacGAATTTCGTCAACAAGAAGTTaacattacaaatattttccGAGATGTGAGATAATTAACTTACTATGTGTGATATCATTTAGTTTTGGAATCGTGACATTACGTACTTTCGAGGAAAATAGGCACGTTATTCGACAAATATACTGATATTGAGAAGGCATTGCTTGACGAAAAGCTTACAACCGCGTTACGTAGCATGACAACGTGAACACGATTGGTCGACTGTCTGCTGGGCGGGGCGTTACAACTTTCTTTATTCATTAGATTCCCATCTTCTTTGGATAATATCTCTGGTAGACAAATAGGACAAATGTGCTAGATTTCTCTAGGTAGGAATATCGCAAaaaaaatatgatcaatggctcaTTCGAGAGAAGACATCCTTCCGAGTTATGACATcggccagtattgaaatctgacatcaGTGACAGGAATGATAGATGTTTTCGCGATCTAAAAGTACTATTCCAATGAACTTTCAGTGTAGCGAGAGATACTTTATCACAGTGCTACATCATACCGGACGAATTTCTACCTGCTTGAACGCCAATAAATTAGacacacatgaaaacatgaaactACCCAGGGAATCAATAGAGCATCACTCggagatgcacaaaaacaatataacattgAAAATGGGTGAACCTTTCCTTTAAGATAGTGAGAGTGAAATACCGCTAGTAAGCAGTTTTCTTGTTGGACAGTTCTGTCCAGCAACGATTCCGTTTCCTCAAACCATTTCCTAGTAGGACGGGTATGTgcgtaaagagagaggagaaacgtGACGTCACGGAATAGCTTTCTACCCCCAAACTCTCGTTTGGTTTTTGCAGATTTTAATCGAATATAGAATTTATGTCTCTCGTTTTAATTTCACCAGCGTGTGTTGTGTTTCATAAAGAATATCGTCATATAATGCAATTGAAGAACGTTGCATAGTAACAGCATTCCTGgttttggaagaaaaaaaagaggTAAGCGATAGATCCTTTCCAAAGTAACGAATCCATACCGTTTTATTTACATTTCATTTCATTCACTCATTCTGTTTCAATTACACGATTGGGAGAATTATAGATTTACTAAATGGTCCGTGCATTAATAGAATGTAGAATAATCCTGCGGCAGGAATGGTACAATCGTTTGACTTGTTTATTGAGTCCTGCTGAAAATACTCCATCGTGTCGTAGGCTAGGTCTCTACTACGGTTACTCATCTGAAGGGCGCCCCTTTCTCCATTGACAGTAGTGCTCATCACGATGCCGTTGTAGCATTACATACAGCGGAATCTTGCATCCTGCCCATCCTTTAAAATGAATAACAACATCGGAGAAACGTAAAATGTTGCATTGATTTGTACTCTCATAACATCGTTTGTTATCAGTCTGGTGGTATAGGCCCATTTGGTGCAAAAATGTATGCTGGGAAAATGCCCTTCATCCAAACACCCTCAACCTATGAGTGTTTGAACGGTAGCTGCAAATATCATAAATATCCATCATCACACTGTCAAACTTTATAAAAATAAATGACAGATTATTTTATGCAGTCTACAATGTATATCTCACTGACAACAATGGCCGTATTCAGGAGGCTATCAGAATGGAGGGTTTGTAGCCATATAATATTATGCATAATCGACCTAACATGTTACATTGTAATCCCATATTGTAGGTGCGGGGGCGGTGGGTTATAAAGGCTACGAGCGCAAAGCACACTGGGAGGGAGAGTCGGTTTTGGCGTAATTTCACTGTTAACCGACGCATTCATTGGGCGCTCAAGGTTTTTCATATTTCTTACCGATAGCCTACATGCCGGTTTGTTGCTTGGAATAATATGAAGGCAGTTATGGTGTTTATGATCATAAAATTATACTTTTCTTTGCTGAAATATTGATACAATGTAATATTCTTTTCAGGATAATTTCTAAGGTGTTGAGTTTTAGTCTGAATTATATTTATTTCCAACTGGAGGAAAATATCAAATTGTAATGGCAGGTAAGAACAGTCTTTATACATACAAGGATGGTATAGTAGTGGGAATATTTTGTAGAGTGTGATTTCTGTATTGAATATTGAATCATGCTACTCTTTTATAAGATATATAAGTCATTAGTAGTAAGTAGCTAATAAGCATTTTACTATCATGCAATTATAGCACACAATGTGTAACCTGACTGTTTTAATATAACTTGTGTGTTGATCAGGTTGAATTCTTATACTTTTAACTTTAATATTTTATCTtggatttttgtttttaattcaAGATTTGACTAACTAAGTAAGTTAAATTCTGAGCCTCTTCCTTTTATCCCCCACAGAAAACAATTTCCCTCCCCTGCCAGGCTTCATCCCTCTGAAGCCGTGTTTCTATCAGGACTTCAATGAGATCCCAGATGTACACCGCTCCATCTGCAAGAAGCTCTACTACCTATGGATCTGTGAGTGTGTTGGTATCCCAcgtggtaccctattccctatttagtgcactacttttggccaggaccCATAGAGTTCTGTCTGGGAAACCGACACAGATGACTCAGTCTCTAACCACAGGAtgtcttccaaatggcaccctattccctatttagtgcactacttttggccaggacccatagggttctgTCTGGGAAACCGACACAGATGACTCAGTCTCTAACCACAGGAtgtcttccaaatggcaccctattccctatttagtgcactacttttgaccctatgggtcccggtcaaaagtagtacactaaataGGGTTTCCCAGACAGATTAAGCAAGCCTTATACACAATTTTTTCCATCGAGAATGCTTTCTAGTTCTGAACTTGGTTAAACTGGGTTTTAGTCATCAAGTATTAGAGCTAATATTCTACAAGAGTTGGTCGGTACTCAAGCAGTAGAAGATTAGAGGTTCTGGTGCTGTACCGGGCAGCACCGGCCCATTCTAACCAAGCCCTTTGCGTATTTATTGTGTAGATTGCTTGAGTGACGTCATAACGGCAAGCTGTTAagtgctactgctactgtttggCCTTTCTTTTCAGATGACTTTTAACGTCACCCAAAGCATTATGGGAAACAAACACAGGTATAGCAGGAAGGCGGGTGTAGCTGGTTTGAAGCTCTTTAATAAGACTTTCAGGCATCCAGACAAGAATTGTTACTTGACATGGTTTTTCATCTAAATCAACATCCGCTAGTTCAAAGCCTCCCATCTATACCGTTGGCTTGACAACAAGAGCTGAAACTGCAGCTAATAGTTTCATGGTAATCTTTATAGATGTATGATCGTATACCTTTCATTAtcattttcatttcatttgcatTATCACTCAGGTTGGGGATTGTATAAGTAAGTCCTGTGACATATATGTTATAAATAATCCCAATAGTTTATCATTAGTTTGTGCCCTTTAGCCTAGTAGTCACTGTATTGTGTGTTGAATAGATAGCTTTTtaattttgtgtttttttaataCAAATCATATAAATTACAGCATATTTTCTATATCATTCAATATTtatatttgggacacagaccataGAGATCTCTCCCCTATACCGAAGATACAAAATCATAAAGTTACCTTTACTGTCTCTGCAAACTCTCATACAAATCTGAAGCAACCAATTAAACTTTACTTTGCTAGATTAATCATCCAATAACAGACGGTGCTGTTGTACTTTAATTACACAAGGTCCGCGTCCCAGACAATGTAATTGTACTAACAGGAAATGGGAAAACAGTAACATGACGGTCCTGTTTATTTGGCACCAAACCGttgaaaacagactgaaacagagagggacgacctggacttgtccaatcaGACACCCTCATTCTCCATTACCgttgcatgccctaatgaacaccaggccatcattgtaaatatgaatttgtttttaattgacctgaatggttaaataaataaaatgttaaaagcaTGACCAATGCTACTGCATTGTAAATAAGGCAAGGTCCACCGTTAATATCATTATTTAGCCTTTTTTGACCATCTGTGATCATTACAGTCAACAGTGCCACCTTGGCGGTCAATCTGATTGGCTGCCTGGCATGGATGTGCGGCGGGGGCGGAGCCACTAACTTTGGCATGGCTATTCTGTGGCTCATCCTGTTCACCCCCTGCTCCTACGTGTGCTGGTTCAGACCCATCTACAAGGCCTTCAAGTAAGTACATCCTTCTTTCTGACATCTGGGGTGCGTTCAGTATGTTTTAACATTCGCCAACGTTTTGGTCGTTCAGTACTGTCTTTGTTGAATTAAACGTTGGAACACCGTTCTGACTTACTGAACGCAGCCCGTGTTACATTAGATGAGGCAGAGAGACGTGAGTAAACCCTTTCTTAAGGCTTTTCCCCCCCAGATATACAGTGGTTACAGGAGGTTGGTGAtaacttaattggggaggacggtctcgtggtggtaatgactggagtggaatcagtggaatggtatcacatacatcaaacacatggtttccatggtttccaggtgttggatgccattccatttgctctgttccagccattattatgagccgttctctcccctcagcagcctccactgtctaGGTTAAATCCTGGATTTCTGATTGGAtttacttctctcccccccccccccttgtaggACTGACAGCTCGTTCAACTTCATGGCGTTCTTCTTCGTGTTCATGGCCCAGGTGGTGATCAGCATCATCCAGTGTATAGGCATTCCAGGCTGGGGCGTCTGGTAAGGATGGAGCCTGGGTGTCCTCTCGGGAAtctggttcctctcaaggtttcttccttCTAGGTTCAGTCTGATGAAGGCCATTGATGGCCaaaatgtcatgttttttttttttttttttttttttacttggaaaaagcctgaaaaaacaccaatgtttttttttatttgtgggaGAGTCACGCCCATTGGCTTTGATAGTATGGCCCTCCAGTCGCCTCTGAGTCTGGTTCCGCTCAAGGTTACATCCTTCTAGGGAAAGGTTCCTCCATAGTTGCCTTGCCACTTCTCCTTGCTCTTTGGGGTTCTAGATCGGgttactgtaaagcactttgtgaccaCTGTTGATGTAAAAAAAGGGCTATACAGTTTGATTGATTTGCTTGATTGATTGACCTGATTTTCGTCCGTAGGCCTAACAGCTGATAGTATTGTTATCATTAGAGAAAGCCTGCCTTTAGAACAGGCGTGGACTTGCTGTGGTtttcttcctctttccttcctccagTGGCTGGCTGGCTACCATCACCTTCTTCAGCACCAATATAGGCTCCGCTGTAGTCATGCTGATCCCCACCATCATGTTCACTGCCATGGCTGTCCTCTCCTTCACCGGGCTCACCAAGGTACCATAgtactatatgtgtgtgtgtgctacataCATTTTCACTTTGTTGTGGAATCCTTCTGTCTAAAGGAGAGAGACTTTtagatttcttcaaaacaatcaaactttattatttaattattacaacaacaacaacaacaaaaatcacctttatttaaccaggtaggccagttgaacacctttatttaaccaggtaggccagttgagaacacctttatttaaccaggtaggctagttgagaacacctttatttaaccaggtaggctagttgaacacctttatttaaccaggtaggccagttgagaacacctttatttaaccaggtaggctagttgaacacctttatttaaccaggtaggccagttgaacacctttatttaaccaggtaggctagttgaacacctttatttaaccaggtaggccagttgagaacacctttatttaaccaggtaggccagttgagaacacctttatttaaccaggtaggctagttgaacacctttatttaaccaggtag
Encoded here:
- the LOC139406362 gene encoding secretory carrier-associated membrane protein 5-like, whose product is MAENNFPPLPGFIPLKPCFYQDFNEIPDVHRSICKKLYYLWIFNSATLAVNLIGCLAWMCGGGGATNFGMAILWLILFTPCSYVCWFRPIYKAFKTDSSFNFMAFFFVFMAQVVISIIQCIGIPGWGVCGWLATITFFSTNIGSAVVMLIPTIMFTAMAVLSFTGLTKVHNMYRGTGGSMSKAQEEWTTGAWKNPHVQQAAQQAAVGVAQGAMQQQQPQYSQAPTYNYDDPGM